Part of the Mycolicibacterium thermoresistibile genome, CTCCGCCACGCCGATTGAACGTAACCATCTGCCTTGCTCCTTAGTCCCCGACTTCCCGACGCTTCTCACATTCGTCGTCATGAAACGACATCGAGTAACTACCCGGCACCCGACAGGTCAAACGCGGTCGTGTGATCGGTGGACCGCCTGCCGGCCACCCGCAACGCGAACGGCCGCCGCGAGAATTCGCGGCGGCCGTTCCCGGTCGTGGTTGTTTCGGATTACAGGTGGTTGACCCAGCCGGGGTTGATCTTCACCGGCCCGACATGCCAATGACCCGGCGGAACGCCGGTGATATGGCCGATGTGGCCCGGCGGCGGGAGAATCCCCGGCCCGGGTGGGTTCGGCCACGGCCAATGAGGATGCGGACCCGCCTGGGCGGCACCGGCGCCGAAGCCCAGCGCGCCGAACGCGAGCGCCCCGGCCATCGCCCCACCTGCGGCAATTTTCTTCAGGTTCATGGGCGTTTCCCTTCGTCGGAGTCCCCCGACCCTGGAACCAACTCGACGGTAACAAGTGTTCCCGTTCCGCGCCCACCCCAATCTCGGCATCAAATCGTCAACCCAGGGTTGACGTATCAATATCGTCAACCCTGGGTTGACGATATGACCGAACCGACCCGCATCACCGCTCCGGTGCGACTCGACGACCTGATCAACGCGATCACCACGGTGCACAGCGAACCGCTGGAACAACTGGCCACCGCGGTGCTGACCGCCGAGGCGCTCGGCGACCTCGCCGACCACCTCATCGGGCATTTCGTCGATCAGGCCCGCCGATCCGGGGCCTCCTGGACCGACATCGGCCGCAGCATGGGCGTCAGCAAGCAGGCCGCCAAGAAGCGGTTCGTCCCCAAGACCGGCACCGCCCCGCTGGACCCCCACGACGGCTTCAACCGATTCACCCCGCGGGCGCGCAACGTCGTCGTCGGCGCCCAGAATCGCGCCCACGACGCCGGCAATCCCGAGATCGGCCCGGAGCACCTGCTGCTCGGCATGCTCGATGACGCCGACGCCCTCGCGGTCCGGCTGATCGACGCCCAGGGCGTCGATCCGGTGAGCCTGCGGGGCGCGATCCGGCTGCCGGACCGCAGCGCCGACGTCCCGAAGCTGATCCCGTTCAACGCGGCGGCCCGCAAGGTTCTGGAGCTCACCGTGCGGGAGGCACTTCGGTTGGGGCACAACTACGTCGGCACCGAACACATCCTGCTGGCACTGCTCGAACACGAGGACGGGGAGGGTCCGTTGCACACCGCCGGCATCACCAAGGACCGCACCGAGAGGGACCTGGTGCGCATCCTCGATTCGCTGACACCGAAGCGCTGACGCCGATCGCAACTCACATATTCCTTGACGGGAATATGTCGAGGCGGTTAGGTTGACATGCGTGCAGGCGACGATCTTCGGGGCGCTCGGCGAGCCGAGCCGGCTGCGGATCGTCGAACTGCTGCGGGCCGGGCCACACTCGGTGGGCGAGATCGCCGAGGCGCTCGGTATCCGTCAGCCGCAGGTCAGCAAACACCTTCGGGTACTGGCTGATTCGGGCATCGTCACCGGCGAGGCCCGGGCTCGGCAGCGGATCTACCGCCTCGAAGCCGCGCCGTTCGAGCAGATCGGCCGCTGGGCCGAATCGTTCGAGCAGGTGTGGGAAGCCCGCCTGGACAGCCTGGGCGAGTTCCTCGAATCGATCACACCCGAAGGGACTGCTGATGACGTCGACCCGGACCGCTGACCGAGCAGGGAGCGCAACATGATCCTGCAGATGTTCAAGAAGACCAAGGTGCTCAACCTGGAACGCTCCTACCGGGCGCCGATCGACACCGTATGGCGGGCATGGACAGAACCCGACATGCTGCGGCAGTGGTGGGGCCCGGAGAAGACCTTCGTCCCCGAATGCGACGTCGACCTGCGGGTCGGCGGCGCCCTCCACATCGTGATGGAAGCCGGCCCGGAGATGGGCAAGTACCAGGGCACCCGGTGGCCGATGTCGGGCACCTTCACCCACATCGAGCGGCCCACCCGGCTCACCTACGACGCGCGGTCCTGGACCGAGGGTGAGGAGGAGGGAACCACGATCCACCACACCAACGACATCACCCTCACCGGAAACGACGGATCCACCACGGTGCGAATGCACATCACCATCAGCAGGATCGGGCCGAAGGCCAAAATGGCGGCGTTCGGCATGAAGTGGGGCTACAAGGCGCAACTCGGCAAGCTGGAGAAGCTGCTGTCCGACCAAGCCTGACGCGGCGCGGTGACCGGGCCGACGGGGTGTGTCATCATGCCAGACACACACAAGGAGGGCGGATGACGCGGATACGGCGGTGGTTGGTGGCACTGATCGCGGGCCTGACGGTGCTCGGCGGTGTGGTGGCCGGCCCGGCCACCGCGGCCGACAGTCCGATCGGGCGCATCGGCGACACCCTGCGCGTCGAATACGAGGGGCTCGTCGTCGACGTCACCGT contains:
- a CDS encoding Clp protease N-terminal domain-containing protein; this encodes MTEPTRITAPVRLDDLINAITTVHSEPLEQLATAVLTAEALGDLADHLIGHFVDQARRSGASWTDIGRSMGVSKQAAKKRFVPKTGTAPLDPHDGFNRFTPRARNVVVGAQNRAHDAGNPEIGPEHLLLGMLDDADALAVRLIDAQGVDPVSLRGAIRLPDRSADVPKLIPFNAAARKVLELTVREALRLGHNYVGTEHILLALLEHEDGEGPLHTAGITKDRTERDLVRILDSLTPKR
- a CDS encoding ArsR/SmtB family transcription factor; translated protein: MQATIFGALGEPSRLRIVELLRAGPHSVGEIAEALGIRQPQVSKHLRVLADSGIVTGEARARQRIYRLEAAPFEQIGRWAESFEQVWEARLDSLGEFLESITPEGTADDVDPDR
- a CDS encoding SRPBCC family protein — its product is MILQMFKKTKVLNLERSYRAPIDTVWRAWTEPDMLRQWWGPEKTFVPECDVDLRVGGALHIVMEAGPEMGKYQGTRWPMSGTFTHIERPTRLTYDARSWTEGEEEGTTIHHTNDITLTGNDGSTTVRMHITISRIGPKAKMAAFGMKWGYKAQLGKLEKLLSDQA